In Terriglobus aquaticus, the genomic window AGAGGCAAAGCCAAGCAGCAGCACGATGGACGCGCAGCCGCACATGAGCCAGTAGATGGGGTGCGTGGCAGGTGTGAAGTCGGTGCGCTGTGCGCGCATCTGGCTTGCAGCGACCACGGTCCCCGCGACCGCAACGCCGAGCGATGCGCCGACCTGTCGTCCTGTCGAGGCGACTGCAGCCGCCACACCCGCCTGCGCGCGGGGCATGCCGGAAACCGCGCTGTTGGTGATGGCAGGGTTGACCATGCCAAGGCCGATGCCGAAGAAGACGTAGCTGCCCAAGAGGTACAGCAGCGGCGTGGACGCGCTGAGTTGAGTGAGCATGAGCGCGCTCGCCAAGAACGCCGAACCTGCGATGAGCAGCGATGGCCGTGGGCCACGGCTGCCGACCAGGCGGCCCGAGAACGGCGCGGTGAGTACGATCATGGCCGCGAGCGGAAGCGTGTACAGACCGGTGCGGAAGGCAGGCAGGCCGCGCACCTGTTGAAGGTAGAGCGCGTTCAGAAACAGGAAGGACGCGAAGCACCCGAAGGCGCACAGCGCGATGACGACCGCTCCGCTGAAGGGGACGCTACGGAAGAAGCGCAGGTCGAGCAAGGGTTCGCGGCGGCGCGGCTCGTATAGGAGCAACGACGCGAACGACACGACCGCGAGACTGAGCAGACCAAGGATGCGTGGCGCGGTCCAGCCCGCGTGTGGCGCTTCGATGATGGCGTAGGTGAGCGAGGCGAGCGTGGTGAAGACGAGCGCCTGTCCCACAGGATCGAAGCGGCGGGCGTGAGGCGCTTTGGATTCCGGAACGAAGCGGGCGGCAAGCAGGATTGCGGCGACACCGATGGGTGCGTTGATCCAGAAGATGGAACGCCAGCCGATGGTTTGCGTGAGCGCACCACCGAGCAAGGGCCCGAGCGCGAGCGAGATGCCGGACACCGCTCCCCAGATGCCGACTGCACGCGCGCGAGCCCTGGCGTCCTGGAACGTGTTGGTGATGATGGACAGCGCGACCGGGTTGAGCATGGACGCACCGAGTCCCTGCAGCGCGCGGAACGCGATGAGCCCGCCGATGCTGGGAGCGGCGCTGCACAAAACGGAGCCGAGCGTGAAG contains:
- a CDS encoding MFS transporter, encoding MPTLPQAASPAVPATAAGPTRPNLVLAICCMSLFLVGMDVTIVNVALPSIGRELHSNMSGMQWIMDSYTLVVASFLLLAGSLSDRYGRRRTFQTGLTIFTLGSVLCSAAPSIGGLIAFRALQGLGASMLNPVALSIITNTFQDARARARAVGIWGAVSGISLALGPLLGGALTQTIGWRSIFWINAPIGVAAILLAARFVPESKAPHARRFDPVGQALVFTTLASLTYAIIEAPHAGWTAPRILGLLSLAVVSFASLLLYEPRRREPLLDLRFFRSVPFSGAVVIALCAFGCFASFLFLNALYLQQVRGLPAFRTGLYTLPLAAMIVLTAPFSGRLVGSRGPRPSLLIAGSAFLASALMLTQLSASTPLLYLLGSYVFFGIGLGMVNPAITNSAVSGMPRAQAGVAAAVASTGRQVGASLGVAVAGTVVAASQMRAQRTDFTPATHPIYWLMCGCASIVLLLGFASATRWAAESTQRVASLLDVAT